GCCGACGTTCGGCAAGGCCGAGCTGCATCTGTCGGACCTCGACGCCTTGCTGGTGACCGTGTGCATCGGCTTGTCGAACTTCTTCTGGTTGCCGGTGATGGGCGCAGTGTCCGACAAGATCGGCCGAAAGCCCCTACTGCTCGCGGCGACGATTCTGGCGATCCTGACCGCGTATCCGGCGCTGGCGTGGCTGGTGGCAAATCCGAGCTTCAGCCATTTGCTGATTGTCGAATTGTGGCTGTCGTTCCTCTATGGCTCCTACAACGGCGCGATGGTGGTGGCGCTGACCGAGATCATGCCGGTAGAAGTGCGCACGACCGGGTTTTCGCTGGCCTACAGCCTGGCGACGGCGACGTTCGGCGGGTTTACTCCGGCGGCGTGTACCTACCTGATTCATGTGCTGGACAACAAGGCAGCGCCAGGGATCTGGCTCAGTGGTGCGGCGGTGTTGGGGTTGATTGCGACATTGGTGTTGTTCCGTGGCAATCGGCATGAGTTGCGCACGGCGCAGGCTTCGGTGGCCAGCGGCGCCTGACAGAATGCTTTCGCGAGCAGGCTCGCTCCCACAGAAGATTTTTGAACGACACTGATCCAGTGTGGGAGCGAGCCTGCTCGCGAAGAGGCCGGCGAGGACACCGAAGATTCAAAAGGCCCACAAACAAAAACGCCCCGACAAAATGTCGGGGCGTTTTCATTCAAGCCAGAGGCTTAGCGCGGGAACGCTGGCGGATTCACATCAGCCATGTCTTCCATCACGCGAACCACCTGGCAGCTGTAGCCGAACTCGTTGTCGTACCAGACGTACAGAACGACGCGGTTGTCCTGCACGATGGTCGCTTCAGCGTCGACTACACCGGCGTGACGCGAGCCAACGAAGTCGGTCGAGACCACTTCCTGCGAATTGACGAAGTCGATCTGCTTGTGCAGCTCGGAGTGCAGCGCCATGTAGCGCAGGTACTCGTTCATCTCTTCACGGGTGGCGGCTTTCTCAAGGTTGAGGTTGAGAATGGCCATCGACACGTTCGGCGTTGGCACACGGATCGCGTTGCCGGTCAGCTTGCCGGCCAGCTCAGGCAGCGCCTTGGCAGCAGCGGTGGCGGCGCCGGTCTCGGTGATCACCATGTTCAGCGCGGCGCTGCGACCACGGCGATCGCCCTTGTGGAAGTTGTCGATCAGGTTCTGGTCGTTGGTGTACGAGTGAACGGTTTCGACGTGACCGTTGATGATGCCGAACTTGTCGTTCACAGCTTTCAGCACCGGCACGATGGCGTTGGTGGTGCAGGAAGCCGCCGAGACGATCTTGTCGTCAGCGGTGATTTCACCGTGGTTGATGCCGTGAACGATGTTCTTCAGCTTGCCCTTGCCAGGCGCGGTCAGAACAACGCGGTCGATACCCGGGCAGGTCAGGTGCTGACCCAGGCCATCAGCGTCACGCCATACACCGGTGTTGTCCACCAGCAGCGCGTCTTTGATGCCGTACTGGGTGTAATCCACCTCGGTCGGGTTCTTCGCGTAGATCACCTGGATCAGGTTACCGTTGGCGGTGATGGTGTTGTTTTCTTCGTCGATGGTAATGGTGCCGTTGAACGAACCGTGTACCGAATCGCGGCGCAGCAGGCTGGCGCGTTTGGTCAGGTCGTTCTCGGCGCCTTTGCGCACGACGATGGCACGCAGACGCAGACCGTCGCCACCACCGGTTTTCTCGATCAGGATGCGCGCCAGCAGACGGCCGATACGACCGAAGCCGTACAGAACAACGTCGGTGCCTTTGCGGGCCGAAGCGTTCTGCTGGCCAACCACGTCAGCCATCTCTTCACGCACGAACTGCTCGGCGCTACGGCCGTTGCCTTCGTTACGGAATTTGAACGCCAGCTTGCCCAGGTCCACCGACGCCGCGCCGAGCTTTAGCTCGCTCATGGCCTTGAGCAGTGGGAATGTTTCGTGGACGGAGAGTTCGCTGTCGTCGGAAGAACGGTGGCGAGCAAAGCGGTGAGCTTTGAGAATCGCGATGACAGACTGGTTGATCAGGCTGCGGCCATAGATCGAGCTAACCACGTTGTTATTGCGGTAGAGCTGACCGATAAGCGGGATCATCGCTTCTGCGAGTGCTTCACGGTCGATCCATTCACCAAGACACTGGTCGGGCTTCTGAGTCACGGTAACCTTCCACATGTAGGGGCAGAAAAAAGGGGCTACATTATGCCGCCGACAAGCCCTTTCAGCAATGCGCGCTTGTCGCGCAATCGGTAACAAATTTCCGTTCAAAAAATTTACGCCCTTCTCCAGCCCAGTAAAACCGGGGCTTTCAGCGCAGTCAATTTTTCGACGACTGTTAGACGATGTCTGTAACCCTCCGTAACACTACCCGGTTTCGGCACTACATAACCATGAAAAAAGTGCTCGTTTTTATGGTTACCACTACATTTCGTCCAAACCATGAAGATAGACGCAGTCTGCAACTGACAGGCGGCACCGGAGGCCGCTACAATTACCGACTTTGTCGCAACGCCTGGAGCTCAACCTTCCGTGCCTGTTCTGCGTCTACCGCTACTCCCTGCCGAAGCAGGTAAACAGCACTGGGGCAATCTGCCCGGTGCCGCCCTCAGCCTGGCGATTGCCGAGGCTGCCAGCGCTGCCAAGCGCTTTACCCTGCTGCTGACCGCCGACAGCCAAAGTGCCGAACGGCTGGAACAGGAGCTGAGTTTCTTCGCCCCGGATTTGCCCGTGCTGCATTTCCCCGACTGGGAAACCCTGCCCTACGACCTGTTCTCGCCGCACCAGGACATCATTTCCCAGCGCATCGCCAGCCTCTATCGCCTGCCGGAATTGGCTCACGGCGTGCTGGTGGTGCCGATCACCACCGCCCTGCACCGTTTGGCGCCGACCAAATTCCTGCTCGGCAGCAGCCTGGTGCTGGACATCGGCCAGAAGCTCGACGTCGAACAAATGCGCGCGCGGCTCGAAGCCAGCGGCTATCGCTATGTCGACACCGTGTATGAGCACGGCGAGTTCACCGTGCGTGGCGCGCTGATCGACCTGTTCCCGATGGGCAGCAAGCTGCCCTATCGCATCGACCTCTTCGATGACGAAATCGAAACCCTGCGCACTTTCGATCCGGAAACCCAGCGTTCGATCGACAAGGTCGAGTCGGTCAAGCTGCTGCCGGCCCGCGAGTTCCCGTTGCAAAAAGACGCCGTAACCCGCTTCAAGGCACGCTTTCGCGAGCGCTTCGACGTCGACTTCCGCCGCTGCCCGATCTTTCAGGACCTGAGCAGCGGCATCACCCCGGCCGGTATCGAGTACTACCTGCCGCTGTTCTTCGACGAAACGTCGACCCTGTTCGATTACCTGCCCCAGGACACTCAGGTGTTCTCGCTGCCGGGCATCGAGCAGGCGGCGGAAAACTTCTGGAACGACGTGCGCAATCGTTACGAAGAACGCCGCGTCGATCCATCGCGTCCTTTATTGCCACCGGCCGAACTGTTTCTGCCGGTGGAAGACTGCTTCGCACGCCTGAAGAACTGGCCGCGGGTCGTCGCCAGTCAGCAGGACGTTGAAAGCGGCGTGGGCCGTGAACGCTTCCCGGCGCATGCTCTTCCGGATCTGGCCATCGAGGCTAAAGCTACGCAACCGCTGGCGGCGCTGGCCGGTTTCCTCGAAGAATTCCCCGGTCGCGTGCTGTTCACCGCTGAATCGGCGGGTCGTCGCGAAGTCCTGCTGGAACTGCTGGAACGTCTGAAGCTGCGGCCGAAAACCGTCGACAGCTGGCCGGACTTCGTCGCCAGCAAGGATCGTCTGGCGATCACTATCGCCCCGCTCGACGAAGGTCTGCTGCTCGACGACCCGGCACTGGCGCTGGTGGCGGAAAGTCCGCTGTTCGGCCAACGGGTCATGCAACGTCGTCGCCGCGAGAAGCGCAGCGACGTCAGCAACGATGCGGTAATCAAGAACCTCACCGAACTGCGCGAAGGCGCGCCGGTGGTGCACATCGATCACGGGGTCGGCCGCTATCTGGGCCTGACGATTCTGGAAATCGACAATCAGGCGGCCGAATTCCTTACCCTCGAATACGCCGAGAACGCCAAGCTCTACGTGCCGGTGGCCAACCTGCACCTGATCGCGCGCTACACCGGCAGCGACGATTCGCTCGCGCCGCTGCACCGCCTCGGCTCGGAAACCTGGCAGAAAGCCAAGCGCAAGGCCGCCGAGCAGGTACGTGACGTCGCCGCCGAATTGCTCGACATTTATGCCCGTCGCGCCGCCCGTGAAGGTTACGCCTTCGCCGACCCGAAGGCCGATTACGCCACCTTCAGTGCCGGCTTCCCGTTCGAAGAAACACCCGATCAGCAAGCCACCATCGAGGCCGTGCGCGAAGACATGCTCGCGCCGAAACCGATGGATCGTCTGGTCTGCGGCGACGTTGGCTTCGGCAAGACCGAAGTGGCCATGCGCGCGGCGTTCATCGCCGTGCACGGCGGGCGTCAGGTGGCGATTCTGGTGCCGACCACCCTGCTCGCCCAGCAGCACTACAACAGTTTCCGCGACCGCTTCGCCGACTGGCCGGTGACGGTCGAAGTGATGAGCCGCTTCAAGTCGGCCAAGGAAGTCAACGCGGCGATCGCCGATCTGGCGGAAGGCAAGATCGACATCGTCATCGGCACGCACAAGCTGTTGTCCGACGATGTGAAGATCAAAAACCTCGGGCTGGTGATCATCGACGAAGAACACCGTTTTGGCGTACGCCAGAAAGAACAGCTCAAGGCCCTGCGCAGCGAAGTCGACATTCTGACCCTGACCGCCACGCCGATTCCGCGCACGCTGAACATGGCGGTGTCGGGCATGCGCGACCTGTCGATCATCGCCACGCCGCCGGCGCGACGCCTGTCGGTGCGCACGTTTGTCATGGAGCAGAACAAGAGCACGGTCAAAGAAGCTCTGCTACGTGAACTGCTGCGTGGCGGTCAGGTTTACTACCTGCACAACGATGTGAAGACCATCGAAAAATGCGCCGCCGACCTCGCCGAACTGGTGCCGGAAGCGCGTATCGGTATCGGTCACGGACAGATGCGCGAACGCGAACTCGAACAGGTGATGAGCGACTTCTACCACAAGCGATTCAACGTGCTGATCGCCTCGACCATCATCGAGACCGGCATCGACGTGCCGAGCGCCAACACCATCATCATCGAGCGCGCCGACAAATTCGGCCTGGCGCAGTTGCACCAGTTGCGCGGTCGCGTCGGCCGCAGTCACCACCAGGCTTACGCCTACCTGCTGACGCCGCCGCGCCAGCAGATCACCTCGGATGCGGAAAAACGTCTGGAGGCGATTGCCAATACCCAGGACCTCGGCGCCGGTTTTGTGCTGGCGACCAACGACCTGGAAATCCGTGGCGCCGGCGAACTGCTGGGCGATGGCCAGAGCGGGCAGATTCAGGCGGTCGGTTTCACCCTGTACATGGAAATGCTCGAGCGCGCGGTGAAGTCGATACGCAAAGGCGAGCAACCCAACCTCGATCAACCGCTTGGCGGCGGCCCGGAAGTCAATCTGCGCGTGCCGGCGCTGATTCCGGAAGACTATCTGCCGGATGTGCATGCGCGGTTGATTCTGTATAAACGCATCGCCTCGGCCACCGATGAGGAAGGCCTGAAGGATCTGCAGGTCGAGATGATCGACCGCTTCGGCCTGCTGCCGGAGCCGACCAAGAACCTGGTGCGGATCACCGCGTTGAAACTGCAGGCGGAAAAGCTCGGCATCAAGAAGGTCGATGGCGGGCCGCAAGGCGGACGCATCGAGTTCGAAGCGCAGACGCCGGTTGACCCGATGACCCTGATCAAGCTGATCCAGACGCAGCCCAAACGCTACAAGTTCGAAGGCGCAACGATGTTCAAATTCCAGGTGCCGATGGAGCGCCCGGAAGAACGTTTCAATACTGTCGAGGCGCTGTTTGAGCGCCTCATCCCGAAATCCGCTTGAAGGACGCCCGATGCGCCTGTTCCGCTCTCTGACTTTGTTGCTTGCCTCGCTCTTGATGACAGTGGCAGCACCAGCGGCGTTTGCCGATGACACGTATCAGGTTGAAATGATTCTGGTGCGCCAGAATACCGTACCCGCAATCGTCAGCCGCGCAGCGCCGGAAGACTGGGCCGCTGGCGCCCAGCGTTTGGGCAACGACAGCCAGCGCACGCCGGCGCTCAATGATGTGGTAACCAAACTCACGGCCAGTGGCGAGTACACGGTGCTGATGCACAAAGCCTGGCAGCAGAGCCTCGGCGAAGCGCCAGCGAAAGTCGCGGTCAGTGAAGGTCAGGAGCAGTTCGGCCAGTTCCCCATCGAGGGCACGCTGGAAATGAAACTCGGCCGCTTCACCGACGTGACCGCCGACTTCTGGGTCAATCAGATCGACGCCAATGGCCTGGTCACCGCCAGTGAGCGTCTGCGCCAGGACAGCCACACCAAGAACGGCCAGCTCAACTACCTCGACAACGGTCATCTGGCCCTGCTGATCAAGATCACTTCCCTCACCGCGCCAGCGCCGCGGGAAGCGCCTGAAGTCGTGCCGGACTGATCGAAGTCCTTATGCCGCCGCCCCTGAGCAAACCGCTGGCCCCGTCGTGGGTCAGCCGATTCAAAGAGCAGAGTCTGGAGCGCGGCCGCCGCTACGCTTTGGAAAATCGGGTGCGTATCGCCCAGGTCGGCGATGCCACCATCACCGCCAGTTGCGAGGGCTCCGGCGGCAGTGTCTACCGGCAAACCATCCATCTGCGCGAATCGGCCAAAGCCACTCTGCTGCTGGTCGACGCCACCTGCACCTGTCCGGTGCGCAGCAACTGCAAACATTGCGCTGCGGTGCTGCTGAAAATCCAGGAAACCCTCGACTACCCCGCCGCCGCGAAAGACGCCGAACTGCTGGAGAAACTCCAGGCCGTGCTGGAAAACCGCAGCCCGAAAGCACCGCCGCAAGTGCTGGTGGACAACGTGCAGCCGGTGCCGCGCCTGTGGCTGGCCAGTGTCGAGTTCAGCGCCTTTGAACCGCGCAACGGCAAGATGCAGCGTTACATTCAACACCGCGCGGCGCTGTCGTTCAGCTATCTGGACGAATACGTCAGCGGGCAAAAGCACAGCGATATCCTGATCCGTCAGGAAGCCCAGACACTGCGGATAAAACGCCACCCGGATGTCGAACAGTCCTACCGCGAGCAGTTAAGAATCCTCGGTTTCCGCATCGCCACCCGGCAAAGCAAAGCGTTGCCGGAAAGCGCCGGCGAACTCTACGAGATGGTCAACGACAGCGCGTGGCTGACCTTCACCCTCAACGATCTGCCGAAATTGCGCAGCCAGGGCTGGGAGTTGCAGATCGATGAAGAATTCGGCTTCGACCTGACCGCCGTCGACGACTGGTACGCCA
This genomic interval from Pseudomonas koreensis contains the following:
- a CDS encoding glyceraldehyde-3-phosphate dehydrogenase, translated to MWKVTVTQKPDQCLGEWIDREALAEAMIPLIGQLYRNNNVVSSIYGRSLINQSVIAILKAHRFARHRSSDDSELSVHETFPLLKAMSELKLGAASVDLGKLAFKFRNEGNGRSAEQFVREEMADVVGQQNASARKGTDVVLYGFGRIGRLLARILIEKTGGGDGLRLRAIVVRKGAENDLTKRASLLRRDSVHGSFNGTITIDEENNTITANGNLIQVIYAKNPTEVDYTQYGIKDALLVDNTGVWRDADGLGQHLTCPGIDRVVLTAPGKGKLKNIVHGINHGEITADDKIVSAASCTTNAIVPVLKAVNDKFGIINGHVETVHSYTNDQNLIDNFHKGDRRGRSAALNMVITETGAATAAAKALPELAGKLTGNAIRVPTPNVSMAILNLNLEKAATREEMNEYLRYMALHSELHKQIDFVNSQEVVSTDFVGSRHAGVVDAEATIVQDNRVVLYVWYDNEFGYSCQVVRVMEDMADVNPPAFPR
- the mfd gene encoding transcription-repair coupling factor encodes the protein MPVLRLPLLPAEAGKQHWGNLPGAALSLAIAEAASAAKRFTLLLTADSQSAERLEQELSFFAPDLPVLHFPDWETLPYDLFSPHQDIISQRIASLYRLPELAHGVLVVPITTALHRLAPTKFLLGSSLVLDIGQKLDVEQMRARLEASGYRYVDTVYEHGEFTVRGALIDLFPMGSKLPYRIDLFDDEIETLRTFDPETQRSIDKVESVKLLPAREFPLQKDAVTRFKARFRERFDVDFRRCPIFQDLSSGITPAGIEYYLPLFFDETSTLFDYLPQDTQVFSLPGIEQAAENFWNDVRNRYEERRVDPSRPLLPPAELFLPVEDCFARLKNWPRVVASQQDVESGVGRERFPAHALPDLAIEAKATQPLAALAGFLEEFPGRVLFTAESAGRREVLLELLERLKLRPKTVDSWPDFVASKDRLAITIAPLDEGLLLDDPALALVAESPLFGQRVMQRRRREKRSDVSNDAVIKNLTELREGAPVVHIDHGVGRYLGLTILEIDNQAAEFLTLEYAENAKLYVPVANLHLIARYTGSDDSLAPLHRLGSETWQKAKRKAAEQVRDVAAELLDIYARRAAREGYAFADPKADYATFSAGFPFEETPDQQATIEAVREDMLAPKPMDRLVCGDVGFGKTEVAMRAAFIAVHGGRQVAILVPTTLLAQQHYNSFRDRFADWPVTVEVMSRFKSAKEVNAAIADLAEGKIDIVIGTHKLLSDDVKIKNLGLVIIDEEHRFGVRQKEQLKALRSEVDILTLTATPIPRTLNMAVSGMRDLSIIATPPARRLSVRTFVMEQNKSTVKEALLRELLRGGQVYYLHNDVKTIEKCAADLAELVPEARIGIGHGQMRERELEQVMSDFYHKRFNVLIASTIIETGIDVPSANTIIIERADKFGLAQLHQLRGRVGRSHHQAYAYLLTPPRQQITSDAEKRLEAIANTQDLGAGFVLATNDLEIRGAGELLGDGQSGQIQAVGFTLYMEMLERAVKSIRKGEQPNLDQPLGGGPEVNLRVPALIPEDYLPDVHARLILYKRIASATDEEGLKDLQVEMIDRFGLLPEPTKNLVRITALKLQAEKLGIKKVDGGPQGGRIEFEAQTPVDPMTLIKLIQTQPKRYKFEGATMFKFQVPMERPEERFNTVEALFERLIPKSA
- a CDS encoding CsiV family protein gives rise to the protein MRLFRSLTLLLASLLMTVAAPAAFADDTYQVEMILVRQNTVPAIVSRAAPEDWAAGAQRLGNDSQRTPALNDVVTKLTASGEYTVLMHKAWQQSLGEAPAKVAVSEGQEQFGQFPIEGTLEMKLGRFTDVTADFWVNQIDANGLVTASERLRQDSHTKNGQLNYLDNGHLALLIKITSLTAPAPREAPEVVPD